Sequence from the Acidimicrobiales bacterium genome:
GCCCAACGGATCTCCCGGCAACTCGGCCAGACGGACCCGTGACTTCGCCCACATGCCGGCCATCTCGTAGCCGGCCCCCCGGTAGAGGCGTCCCGTCGTCGGGTACAGCGCGCTGATGACCACCCCCGCATCGCGCATCCTCTCGAAGGTCACGGCGAGCAGTTCGCGCGCGAGACCGCGGCCTCGGGCCTCGGGACGCACCGTCACCATCGTCACGCCACCGAAGTGCAGCCCGCGCCCTCCGAGGAACTGGGTCGTCTCGTACCAGCCGACCGTCGCGACCGCCCGGTCGCCCTCCCACGCGACCAGGATCCTGTCGCCGGGGAGGCGGGGACGGGCCGGGTCGAAGGCGTCGGGCCAACCGAACGCCTCCCGGCACATCGTCCAGTGGTGCTCAGCACGGTCGTCACTCAGCTCTGTGATCTCGATCGTCACAGCGGCGACCTTAGGCGGCCGCTCACGGGTCGGGTGCTGGGAAGTGCTGGCCCGATTGTCGACGTCGTGACGGAAAGGTCGCGGGTTCAGGTCCTCCCCCACGGCGTGCGTCGCCCACGGGCACGTATCTTCGGGGTGAGCGACGAGTTGAGAACCATCTATCGACCTACTCCATCGGTCGGCACCGAGCGGTGAGCCACCTCCCAGCCCTTCGCGATCCGCTTGAGGATCGGCGGGAAGAGAACGTGCGTCACAGCGGTGAAGAGTCGGCCCGTAATTCCTGGCTTCGGTTGGATGGCGAAGACCATGCCGACTGTGCTCGTCGTCTCGTCGTGGGGGTCGACGCGCCAACTGCCCTGCACCGACTGCAGCGGGTAGGGGTAATCGTCGATATTCACACTGACGTCGAATCGTCGCCCTTGATCCCAGAGGGTGCACGTCTCGGACCACGTCCGCCCGGCTCTGTCCGTGCACGATCGCTCGAACCCGGGCCCGTTCGGCGTGAGATTCTCCGCAGCCTTGAGATTCAACGCAAGCTCGGCGTAGCGAGAGTGGTCCGAGACGATCGGCCAGAGCTGGGCCGGCGTCCCACCGATCGCCCGCTGAAACGTATGGATCTCGACGGGCGGAAACTCATCGAGGGCCGCAGTCGTGTCATCCGCTGCATCGTGCAGGCGGCGTCGCGCCGCGAGTTGCGCGGAGCCGAGGCCGCCCACGACAGCACCGACCACAGACATGACGACTGCGCCGGCCGTGGACAGCCAGCCCAGAGCGAGAACTACTACGGTTCCCACGACCCAGCCGAAGTCGGCAAGGCTGATTCCTGCGCTCCATGTCGTCAACACCGTCGTTCTTGCACCGGAGAGAGCGAACACACCGAGACCGAACGCAAGCAACCCCCCACCGAGGAGGCGGACGAGCCACACCTCGTCGAGGTCGAAGAGGTCGGCTAGCGGGCC
This genomic interval carries:
- a CDS encoding SRPBCC family protein → MKSTRSVNYLEAPAAELRARQAATALRNRLRVNAAFSWATGTIALVLGGPLADLFDLDEVWLVRLLGGGLLAFGLGVFALSGARTTVLTTWSAGISLADFGWVVGTVVVLALGWLSTAGAVVMSVVGAVVGGLGSAQLAARRRLHDAADDTTAALDEFPPVEIHTFQRAIGGTPAQLWPIVSDHSRYAELALNLKAAENLTPNGPGFERSCTDRAGRTWSETCTLWDQGRRFDVSVNIDDYPYPLQSVQGSWRVDPHDETTSTVGMVFAIQPKPGITGRLFTAVTHVLFPPILKRIAKGWEVAHRSVPTDGVGR